One part of the Eucalyptus grandis isolate ANBG69807.140 chromosome 10, ASM1654582v1, whole genome shotgun sequence genome encodes these proteins:
- the LOC104421525 gene encoding 1-acyl-sn-glycerol-3-phosphate acyltransferase 2 isoform X1 yields the protein MAVPAALVIVPIGMLFILSGLLVNLVQAFFYVLIRPLSKKTYRKINKVVAELLLLELIWLFDWWAGIKVELYMDSQTFEMMGKEHALLICNHRSDIDWLVGWVIAQRAGCLGSALAIMKKEAKFLPVVGWSMWFSDYVFVDRCWAKDENTLKSGFERLSDFPMPFWLALFVEGTRFTQAKLQAAQEYAASRGLPLPRNVLLPRTKGFVSAVTQMRSYVPAIYDCTVAVPSNQKPPTLLRLLRGQPAIVKLQIKRHSMQELPETPDGIAQWCKDLFVTKDAFLETYRGKDLFGTEQRQDIGRPIKSLLVVSFWSCLLVYGVVEFFLWSALLTSWEGVMIVVAALVLVTLAMQILIQSSESERSTPVEDFQQGSERERLLQK from the exons ATGGCGGTCCCGGCAGCTCTCGTCATCGTTCCCATCGGCATGCTCTTCATTCTCTCCGGCCTCCTCGTCAATCTTGTTCAG GCATTCTTCTATGTCCTCATTCGTCCGCTGTCGAAGAAGACGTATCGAAAGATTAACAAAGTAGTCGCCGAATTGCTCTTGTTGGAACTCATATGGCTTTTTGATTGGTGGGCGGGTATTAAG GTAGAGCTCTACATGGATTCTCAGACTTTCGAAATGATGG GTAAAGAACACGCACTTCTCATTTGCAATCATAGGAGCGACATTGATTGGCTTGTTGGGTGGGTCATAGCTCAG CGTGCAGGTTGTCTTGGCAGCGCGCTTGCTATCATGAAGAAAGAGGCTAAATTTCTCCCT GTCGTAGGTTGGTCGATGTGGTTTTCAGACTATGTTTTTGTGGACAGATGCTGGGCCAAAGACGAGAACACGTTAAAG TCAGGTTTCGAAAGGCTCAGTGATTTCCCAATGCCATTCTGGTTGGCCTTATTTGTGGAGGGAACTCGGTTCACGCAGGCAAAGCTCCAAGCAGCTCAAGAATATGCTGCCTCCAGAGGGTTGCCTCTTCCTAGGAACGTCTTGCTTCCTCGAACTAAG GGCTTTGTTTCAGCAGTGACTCAAATGCGCTCGTATGTCCCTGCCATTTATGATTGCACGGTGGCTGTTCCGAGTAATCAGAAACCACCTACATTGCTCAGACTTCTTAGAGGACAACCAGCTATT GTGAAACTGCAAATCAAGAGGCATTCGATGCAAGAATTGCCGGAAACACCTGATGGCATTGCGCAGTGGTGCAAAGATCTGTTTGTGACTAAG GATGCTTTTCTGGAGACATACCGTGGTAAAGACCTGTTTGGTACCGAACAACGTCAAGACATCGGACGTCCTATAAAGTCTCTGTTG GTGGTCAGTTTTTGGTCATGCCTACTGGTCTATGGAGTCGTTGAATTCTTCCTATGGTCCGCCTTGCTCACCTCATGGGAAGGCGTCATGATTGTGGTAGCGGCTTTGGTACTTGTAACTCTTGCGATGCAAATCCTCATTCAGTCTTCGGAGTCCGAGCGCTCAACTCCCGTTGAGGACTTTCAGCAAGGTTCTGAAAGGGAGAGACTTCTCCAGAAATGA
- the LOC104421525 gene encoding 1-acyl-sn-glycerol-3-phosphate acyltransferase 2 isoform X2, whose protein sequence is MDSQTFEMMGKEHALLICNHRSDIDWLVGWVIAQRAGCLGSALAIMKKEAKFLPVVGWSMWFSDYVFVDRCWAKDENTLKSGFERLSDFPMPFWLALFVEGTRFTQAKLQAAQEYAASRGLPLPRNVLLPRTKGFVSAVTQMRSYVPAIYDCTVAVPSNQKPPTLLRLLRGQPAIVKLQIKRHSMQELPETPDGIAQWCKDLFVTKDAFLETYRGKDLFGTEQRQDIGRPIKSLLVVSFWSCLLVYGVVEFFLWSALLTSWEGVMIVVAALVLVTLAMQILIQSSESERSTPVEDFQQGSERERLLQK, encoded by the exons ATGGATTCTCAGACTTTCGAAATGATGG GTAAAGAACACGCACTTCTCATTTGCAATCATAGGAGCGACATTGATTGGCTTGTTGGGTGGGTCATAGCTCAG CGTGCAGGTTGTCTTGGCAGCGCGCTTGCTATCATGAAGAAAGAGGCTAAATTTCTCCCT GTCGTAGGTTGGTCGATGTGGTTTTCAGACTATGTTTTTGTGGACAGATGCTGGGCCAAAGACGAGAACACGTTAAAG TCAGGTTTCGAAAGGCTCAGTGATTTCCCAATGCCATTCTGGTTGGCCTTATTTGTGGAGGGAACTCGGTTCACGCAGGCAAAGCTCCAAGCAGCTCAAGAATATGCTGCCTCCAGAGGGTTGCCTCTTCCTAGGAACGTCTTGCTTCCTCGAACTAAG GGCTTTGTTTCAGCAGTGACTCAAATGCGCTCGTATGTCCCTGCCATTTATGATTGCACGGTGGCTGTTCCGAGTAATCAGAAACCACCTACATTGCTCAGACTTCTTAGAGGACAACCAGCTATT GTGAAACTGCAAATCAAGAGGCATTCGATGCAAGAATTGCCGGAAACACCTGATGGCATTGCGCAGTGGTGCAAAGATCTGTTTGTGACTAAG GATGCTTTTCTGGAGACATACCGTGGTAAAGACCTGTTTGGTACCGAACAACGTCAAGACATCGGACGTCCTATAAAGTCTCTGTTG GTGGTCAGTTTTTGGTCATGCCTACTGGTCTATGGAGTCGTTGAATTCTTCCTATGGTCCGCCTTGCTCACCTCATGGGAAGGCGTCATGATTGTGGTAGCGGCTTTGGTACTTGTAACTCTTGCGATGCAAATCCTCATTCAGTCTTCGGAGTCCGAGCGCTCAACTCCCGTTGAGGACTTTCAGCAAGGTTCTGAAAGGGAGAGACTTCTCCAGAAATGA